In Paenibacillus guangzhouensis, a single window of DNA contains:
- a CDS encoding M1 family metallopeptidase, protein MTPRLTKRILTISLIVCLLGYAIWFSRNQADHLTTMSKLPEQRTAASEPAEPKQTIEAPTSKVYSKRIVEYHTNVKLEDSQVGKTLQGSQSVTWTNPGKNIVNELYFHLYPNAFSSKQSTFIQESGGKLRGDVMKEGSYGSMEITDMQTEEGMSLMKRMQYVQPDDNNPNDRTLMKVRLSQPVKPGQSITLNMKFNVKMPDVFARMGVAGNFVMAGQWFPKLAVYEPAGTRGRTTEGWNIHQYHGNSEFYSDFGTYNVRIQVPEAYKVAASGFPTKSATTQAGYKTYQFYAEDVHDFAWAASPDFIYAEQPFSAPNVPGVRIKLYLDPAHKDLQERYFHAAKVSLARYSEWYGEYPYSTLSIVVPPKEGNGAGGMEYPTLITAFGAMDDNPGYDLERTVVHEIGHQYFYGMLASNEFEEAWLDEGFTSYAEDRVMETEYGIVPNLPIESSYMTSPAPLSLYAWKYKDSDQYAENVYTRGKLVLVALEKQVGAKTMAKIMKTYTNKWAFRHPTTSDFQRVVEQVTKKNWTEFFNQYVYKGFMTDYAVESITAEKIESKGATAYESKVILRKKGGDYPQVPVVFMFKDGTSVKRMWDGASATIQYTLTHKTPLDWVMIDPQDTMVLENKRINNYMKAQIDEAVKTRINFSTAKLIESILNALGW, encoded by the coding sequence ATGACCCCACGCCTAACAAAACGCATTCTAACGATCTCGCTCATCGTTTGTCTGCTCGGCTATGCCATCTGGTTCAGCAGAAACCAGGCAGATCATCTCACCACCATGTCGAAGCTTCCAGAACAGCGTACGGCCGCAAGCGAACCGGCAGAACCGAAGCAGACCATCGAGGCGCCGACCTCGAAAGTGTATAGCAAACGCATCGTTGAATATCACACGAATGTGAAGCTCGAAGATTCCCAGGTCGGCAAGACGCTGCAGGGCAGCCAATCCGTCACGTGGACCAACCCCGGCAAAAATATCGTAAATGAGCTGTATTTCCACCTCTATCCCAATGCATTTTCGTCCAAGCAATCGACCTTTATTCAAGAATCTGGCGGAAAACTGCGCGGGGATGTCATGAAGGAAGGCAGCTACGGGTCCATGGAAATCACCGACATGCAAACCGAAGAAGGTATGTCGCTCATGAAACGCATGCAGTATGTACAGCCGGATGACAACAATCCGAATGATCGCACTTTAATGAAGGTTCGGCTCTCTCAGCCGGTCAAGCCCGGCCAGTCCATTACGCTTAATATGAAGTTCAATGTCAAAATGCCGGACGTCTTCGCACGCATGGGTGTCGCAGGCAACTTCGTCATGGCGGGACAATGGTTCCCGAAGCTGGCCGTGTATGAACCCGCAGGTACGCGCGGGCGAACGACCGAAGGATGGAATATCCATCAATACCACGGGAACTCCGAATTCTACTCCGACTTCGGTACCTACAACGTGCGCATCCAAGTCCCTGAAGCCTATAAAGTGGCAGCCTCCGGCTTCCCAACCAAAAGCGCAACCACCCAAGCCGGATACAAAACTTATCAATTTTATGCCGAAGATGTGCATGACTTCGCATGGGCCGCATCGCCGGACTTCATCTATGCTGAACAGCCTTTCTCTGCGCCGAACGTTCCTGGCGTACGAATCAAGCTCTACCTTGATCCGGCGCATAAGGATCTGCAAGAGCGGTACTTCCACGCCGCTAAGGTGTCACTTGCTCGCTATAGCGAATGGTACGGAGAATACCCTTATTCTACACTCTCGATCGTCGTACCGCCTAAAGAAGGCAATGGGGCTGGCGGAATGGAGTACCCAACCCTTATTACGGCATTCGGGGCGATGGATGATAACCCAGGGTATGATCTAGAGCGTACTGTCGTTCATGAAATCGGACATCAATATTTCTACGGCATGCTTGCGAGCAATGAATTTGAAGAAGCTTGGCTGGACGAAGGGTTCACCTCCTACGCTGAGGACCGCGTCATGGAGACGGAGTACGGTATTGTACCGAATCTGCCGATCGAGTCGAGCTATATGACCAGCCCAGCTCCACTGTCTCTCTACGCATGGAAATACAAAGACTCCGACCAATATGCCGAAAATGTGTACACGCGCGGTAAACTGGTGCTCGTTGCCTTGGAAAAGCAAGTGGGAGCCAAGACGATGGCTAAAATTATGAAGACCTACACGAATAAATGGGCCTTCCGCCACCCGACGACGTCGGATTTCCAGCGTGTCGTCGAGCAAGTCACGAAGAAGAATTGGACTGAGTTTTTCAATCAATACGTCTATAAAGGATTCATGACGGATTATGCCGTGGAGAGCATTACAGCGGAGAAGATAGAATCTAAAGGGGCGACGGCCTATGAGTCCAAAGTCATTCTCCGCAAAAAAGGCGGCGATTACCCGCAAGTTCCTGTCGTGTTCATGTTCAAGGACGGTACGTCCGTGAAGCGGATGTGGGACGGCGCATCGGCAACGATTCAGTATACACTCACCCATAAGACACCGCTGGATTGGGTGATGATCGACCCGCAAGATACGATGGTGCTTGAGAATAAACGCATCAATAACTACATGAAGGCCCAGATTGATGAAGCCGTCAAAACGCGAATTAACTTCAGTACAGCAAAACTGATCGAGAGTATCTTGAACGCACTCGGATGGTGA
- a CDS encoding transglycosylase domain-containing protein, translating into MSRHQARKSQSRAAHAKSKPSRPIRLLKRLGAAALFLFLLLLIGIGGLLIYLRADSLPVSSMGLASKLVDREGQIIGYFQPQTGISRRPVGPSDIASDLVHATLSVEDRNFYHHIGFDIKGMARALLVNIEHLETKQGASTLTQQLARNLYLSHERTWTRKAKEAMYTIQLEMNFSKDEILNQYLNNIYYGHGAYGIEPAAELYYGKPAKLLTLAESAMLAGIPKGPKYYSPFRDMKNAKDRQRTVLLAMVDCGYITKQQADAAYHEMLKFKPLETPQEGEIAPYFRDYIRNVVTDKLGFEESLLAEGGITVYTTLDLHAQQAAEQAIAKQIPADSDLQAALVSIDPRSGYVKAMVGGTRYKTNQYNRVFANTRQPGSAFKPIMYLAALETNQMTSMSRFKSEPTLFHYDENRKTYEPSNYGGKYFGEIDMRRAIAVSDNIYAVNTIMKIDPLNVVEMARKMGIDSALKPLPSLALGTFPVSPFEMASAYAVISNQGERVEPIAVLRITDAKGNSIYEAPAPQRTQVTDAAHTYVLTNLLESVFDSGGTGNRVSSLMKRPVAGKTGTTDTDAWLVGYTPELSTAVWVGYDRGKMIHAVDAHKAAPIFAQFTEEALRNVPPKIFPIPEGIVNVYIDPQTGQLATTACPDKRLEAFVAGTEPTESCSAHHGEETKQEGTESSPQHRSWWQDVKRWWTG; encoded by the coding sequence ATGTCGCGACATCAGGCGAGAAAATCACAGTCCCGTGCGGCCCATGCCAAATCAAAGCCATCGCGTCCGATTCGTCTATTGAAACGTCTCGGAGCGGCTGCATTATTCCTATTCCTGCTCCTCCTCATTGGCATCGGTGGCTTGCTCATCTATCTGCGCGCCGATTCCCTACCAGTCTCCTCAATGGGACTCGCCTCCAAGCTTGTGGATCGCGAAGGGCAAATCATCGGTTATTTTCAACCCCAGACTGGAATATCCCGGCGTCCGGTTGGTCCCTCCGATATTGCGTCAGATCTCGTCCACGCCACGTTATCTGTCGAAGATCGTAATTTCTATCATCATATTGGATTCGACATCAAGGGGATGGCTCGCGCGCTGCTTGTCAATATTGAGCATTTGGAGACGAAACAAGGCGCCAGCACATTAACACAGCAATTAGCCCGCAATTTGTATTTGAGTCATGAGCGCACATGGACGCGTAAAGCGAAGGAAGCCATGTACACGATTCAGCTCGAAATGAACTTTAGTAAAGATGAGATTCTGAATCAATATTTGAACAATATCTATTATGGACATGGCGCGTACGGAATTGAACCCGCAGCAGAGCTGTATTATGGCAAGCCTGCCAAGCTACTTACGCTCGCGGAGAGTGCGATGCTCGCCGGCATTCCGAAGGGACCTAAATATTATTCCCCATTTCGCGATATGAAAAATGCCAAAGATCGGCAGCGCACGGTTCTCCTCGCCATGGTCGATTGCGGATACATTACGAAGCAGCAGGCAGACGCAGCATATCATGAGATGCTGAAATTCAAGCCGCTGGAGACGCCGCAAGAAGGCGAGATTGCGCCTTATTTTCGAGATTATATCCGTAATGTCGTAACTGATAAACTTGGATTCGAAGAGTCGCTGCTGGCCGAGGGAGGCATTACGGTCTATACCACGCTCGATCTGCATGCGCAGCAAGCGGCAGAACAAGCCATCGCGAAGCAAATCCCGGCGGATTCGGATCTACAAGCCGCTCTAGTCTCCATTGATCCGCGCAGCGGCTATGTCAAAGCGATGGTCGGCGGAACACGCTATAAGACCAATCAATACAATCGTGTATTCGCGAATACACGGCAGCCTGGCTCGGCCTTTAAGCCGATTATGTATCTGGCCGCGCTTGAAACCAATCAAATGACCAGCATGTCCCGGTTCAAGAGCGAGCCGACGCTGTTCCATTACGATGAGAATCGTAAAACGTACGAGCCGAGCAATTACGGCGGCAAATATTTCGGTGAAATTGATATGCGTCGGGCGATTGCCGTATCTGACAACATCTATGCCGTCAATACGATTATGAAGATCGATCCGCTCAATGTCGTCGAAATGGCAAGGAAGATGGGTATTGATAGTGCGCTGAAGCCTCTACCGTCACTCGCACTCGGCACTTTCCCAGTTAGTCCGTTCGAGATGGCTTCCGCTTACGCGGTCATTAGTAATCAAGGCGAACGGGTTGAACCCATCGCCGTCCTGCGAATTACCGATGCCAAAGGAAATTCCATCTATGAAGCGCCTGCTCCTCAGCGCACGCAGGTCACGGATGCCGCGCATACGTATGTCTTAACGAATCTGCTCGAGAGTGTCTTCGACAGCGGAGGAACTGGAAATCGGGTCTCGTCGCTGATGAAGCGCCCCGTTGCGGGCAAGACGGGTACAACGGATACGGATGCATGGCTCGTTGGTTATACGCCTGAGCTCTCCACTGCGGTCTGGGTTGGTTATGATCGCGGGAAAATGATTCATGCCGTTGATGCCCATAAAGCAGCCCCGATCTTCGCGCAATTCACAGAAGAAGCGCTGCGTAATGTGCCGCCGAAGATCTTCCCGATCCCTGAAGGCATCGTCAACGTGTATATCGACCCGCAGACAGGCCAGCTTGCGACCACCGCATGTCCGGACAAGCGGCTGGAAGCCTTCGTTGCAGGCACGGAACCAACTGAATCCTGCAGCGCGCATCACGGAGAAGAGACGAAGCAAGAAGGAACAGAGTCTTCACCGCAGCACCGCTCCTGGTGGCAGGACGTCAAACGTTGGTGGACAGGGTAA
- a CDS encoding C40 family peptidase: MKKLFKSMIVTLALTMTVSVGSAFAADSKLDKEVNEVIGTRYQSGGTSTSGFDCSGFTMYIFKQFDIKLPHQSRSQYKMGQKVAKSDLQSGDLVFFNTTGKGISHVGIYVGDNKFAHASSKKGITISSLSDSYYVKRYVGATRVTNSDIFDETNDNDGNQDHDDVE; encoded by the coding sequence TTGAAAAAGTTATTTAAATCTATGATCGTCACACTTGCATTAACGATGACAGTCTCTGTTGGTAGCGCTTTCGCCGCAGACTCCAAACTTGACAAAGAAGTTAACGAAGTTATTGGCACTCGCTATCAAAGCGGTGGCACATCGACAAGTGGATTTGATTGCTCCGGATTTACGATGTACATCTTCAAGCAGTTCGACATCAAACTTCCGCACCAATCGAGATCACAGTACAAAATGGGCCAAAAAGTTGCAAAATCAGATCTTCAATCCGGAGATCTCGTATTCTTCAACACAACCGGTAAAGGCATCTCGCATGTCGGTATCTATGTAGGCGACAATAAATTTGCACATGCATCCAGTAAAAAAGGGATTACAATTTCCAGCTTAAGTGATTCGTATTATGTGAAACGTTATGTTGGTGCAACAAGAGTGACGAATTCGGACATTTTTGATGAAACCAATGACAATGACGGCAATCAAGATCACGATGATGTAGAATAA
- the gdhA gene encoding NADP-specific glutamate dehydrogenase, producing MTAIPEQNQAAAKEYVQSVYELVIKRNPHESEFHQAVKEILDSLVPVFAKHPKYKEHGILERIVEPERMVSFRVPWVDDNGKVQVNRGFRVQFNSAIGPYKGGLRFHPSVNASIIKFLGFEQILKNSLTGQPIGGGKGGSDFDPKGKSDNEIMRFTQSFMTELSKYIGPDVDVPAGDIGVGGREIGYMFGQYKRLRGGYEAGVLTGKGIIYGGSLARTEATGYGCVYFANEMLTAKGLSFEGSTVVVSGSGNVSIYAIEKAHQLGAKVVACSDSNGYVYDPNGINLDTVKRLKEVERKRIKEYVTEHPGAVYTEGCDGIWSIPCDIALPCATQNEINEESAKLLVANGVKAISEGANMPSTLEAIDVFLNNQVLFGPAKAANAGGVAVSALEMAQNGMRLQWTFEEVDAKLHSIMKNIYQNSVRAAEEYGYAGNLVVGANIAGFLRVADAMIAQGVV from the coding sequence ATCACGGCCATCCCAGAACAAAATCAAGCGGCAGCAAAAGAATATGTACAATCGGTATATGAATTGGTAATCAAACGCAATCCGCACGAGAGCGAGTTCCACCAAGCAGTCAAAGAAATCCTCGATTCCCTCGTGCCTGTATTCGCAAAGCATCCTAAATACAAGGAGCACGGCATTCTTGAGCGCATCGTTGAGCCTGAGCGGATGGTATCGTTCCGCGTGCCTTGGGTAGATGACAACGGCAAAGTTCAAGTCAACCGCGGATTCCGTGTGCAGTTCAACAGCGCGATCGGACCTTACAAGGGCGGTCTTCGCTTCCACCCATCCGTTAATGCCAGCATCATCAAGTTCCTCGGATTCGAGCAAATCTTGAAGAACTCCCTGACCGGACAACCTATTGGCGGCGGTAAAGGCGGATCCGACTTCGATCCGAAGGGCAAATCCGACAACGAAATTATGCGCTTTACGCAAAGCTTCATGACCGAATTGTCGAAATATATCGGACCGGACGTTGACGTTCCTGCGGGAGACATCGGCGTTGGCGGAAGAGAAATCGGTTATATGTTCGGACAATACAAGCGCCTGCGTGGCGGTTACGAAGCTGGCGTATTGACAGGCAAAGGTATCATCTATGGCGGAAGCTTAGCAAGAACAGAAGCAACAGGCTATGGCTGCGTATACTTCGCGAACGAAATGCTGACAGCAAAAGGCTTAAGCTTCGAAGGCAGCACGGTTGTTGTCTCCGGATCGGGTAACGTGTCGATCTATGCGATCGAGAAAGCTCACCAGCTTGGCGCGAAAGTTGTCGCATGCAGCGACTCGAACGGTTATGTGTACGATCCGAACGGAATTAACCTCGATACGGTGAAGCGTCTTAAAGAAGTTGAACGCAAACGGATTAAAGAATATGTAACAGAGCATCCAGGCGCTGTCTACACGGAAGGATGCGATGGCATCTGGTCCATCCCTTGCGATATCGCGCTTCCTTGCGCAACACAGAACGAGATCAATGAAGAGTCCGCGAAATTGCTTGTTGCGAACGGCGTAAAAGCAATTAGCGAAGGCGCGAATATGCCATCGACACTCGAAGCGATCGACGTGTTCTTGAACAATCAAGTATTGTTCGGACCTGCGAAAGCGGCAAATGCTGGCGGCGTAGCCGTATCAGCTCTTGAGATGGCGCAAAACGGCATGCGTCTGCAATGGACGTTCGAAGAAGTGGATGCGAAGCTTCACAGCATCATGAAGAACATCTACCAGAACAGCGTACGTGCAGCAGAAGAATACGGCTATGCAGGCAACCTCGTTGTCGGTGCGAATATCGCTGGATTCTTGCGCGTAGCTGATGCAATGATCGCACAAGGCGTTGTATAA
- a CDS encoding YwhD family protein translates to MSSEEQKPKKQLALNVVSKKEHKGFGAGSIDLNNVSPVIIDQGEAYIDIGAMHAKSKIERGIKFLPNRDEVPNGRKCWIVWVAVDRNEEGQLYGGMTACEMSVDPEIKRGWKILAEHVNKLDYALKRRVMLEGLDAEEKKLLRDLLMQHNQEWWERTSESVKEALA, encoded by the coding sequence ATGAGTTCTGAAGAGCAAAAACCGAAGAAACAGCTAGCCCTGAACGTTGTTAGCAAGAAGGAACATAAGGGATTTGGCGCAGGTTCAATCGACTTGAATAACGTCTCCCCGGTCATTATCGATCAAGGAGAAGCTTATATTGATATTGGTGCGATGCACGCGAAGAGTAAGATCGAGCGCGGAATTAAATTTCTCCCGAATCGGGATGAGGTGCCGAATGGTCGCAAATGCTGGATTGTCTGGGTTGCGGTGGACCGCAATGAGGAAGGTCAGCTATACGGCGGAATGACGGCATGCGAAATGTCTGTTGACCCGGAGATCAAGCGCGGGTGGAAGATCCTTGCGGAGCATGTGAACAAGCTGGACTATGCGCTGAAACGCCGTGTGATGCTGGAAGGGCTCGATGCAGAGGAGAAGAAGCTCCTTCGCGACCTACTGATGCAGCATAACCAAGAATGGTGGGAACGTACCAGCGAGAGCGTGAAGGAAGCATTGGCTTAA
- the speE gene encoding polyamine aminopropyltransferase, whose product MELWYTEKQTESYGITAKVKQTFVTEKTDFQDLAMIDTEEFGRMLVLDGMVMTTIKDEFVYHEMVAHPALYTHPNPKHVLVVGGGDGGVIREVLKHPQVEKAVLVEIDGKVIEYSKKYLPEIAGELDNPRVEVIVGDGFMHIHEAKDKYDVVMVDSTEPVGPAAPLFERGFYQGIFEALKEDGIFVAQTDNPWFKADLIQKVNKDVKEIFPIVRVFAANVPTYPSGLWTFTMGSKKYDPLEVDETQIPEIDTKYYSPRLHKAAFALPKFVEDLCK is encoded by the coding sequence ATGGAATTGTGGTACACGGAGAAACAAACGGAATCCTACGGGATTACAGCGAAAGTGAAACAAACGTTTGTAACAGAAAAAACGGATTTTCAAGACTTGGCGATGATCGATACGGAAGAATTCGGACGCATGCTTGTCTTGGACGGCATGGTCATGACAACGATTAAAGACGAGTTTGTCTATCATGAGATGGTCGCTCATCCGGCGTTGTATACGCATCCGAATCCGAAGCATGTGCTAGTTGTTGGCGGCGGAGACGGTGGCGTGATTCGTGAAGTATTGAAGCACCCGCAAGTGGAGAAAGCTGTTTTGGTTGAGATCGACGGTAAAGTCATTGAATATTCGAAAAAATATTTGCCGGAGATCGCCGGAGAACTGGACAATCCTCGCGTAGAAGTTATCGTAGGCGACGGTTTCATGCACATCCATGAAGCGAAGGATAAATATGATGTAGTTATGGTTGACTCCACAGAGCCGGTAGGCCCTGCAGCGCCATTGTTCGAGCGCGGATTCTACCAAGGTATTTTCGAAGCGCTCAAGGAAGATGGAATCTTCGTTGCTCAGACGGACAACCCTTGGTTCAAAGCTGATTTGATCCAGAAGGTCAACAAAGATGTGAAAGAAATTTTCCCAATTGTTCGCGTTTTTGCTGCGAACGTGCCGACATACCCAAGCGGTCTGTGGACATTTACGATGGGAAGCAAGAAATACGATCCGCTTGAAGTGGATGAGACACAAATTCCAGAAATCGACACCAAATACTACAGCCCACGCTTACACAAAGCGGCGTTTGCATTGCCGAAATTTGTAGAAGACCTGTGCAAATAA
- a CDS encoding carbamoyl transferase, which produces MKYIKESFSIVRHHFYIVIILFLYQLIWGFFLYRFIDAIVVPLLERYPDPHPTETSMQMFLIESQFQLMKTDIIDYYLWMLAGLFLIRMIITPFINAGLYYSIHHQDDKGLLFFKGMKYAWKPACLFYWLENLLILAPAYWIVPYFYQEWKFYNLEQLGVAFLPIIFGWIVFAWIMHQLFLFMQFGQVSKTGIFRGLLLSLKNLPMILGITLLLLAFLLVISSIFTAAAWIWTGLIAIILHQTYHLVRSIVKVWGIAAQYQLWQSKC; this is translated from the coding sequence ATGAAATATATCAAAGAAAGCTTTAGTATTGTTAGGCATCATTTCTATATTGTTATTATTCTATTCTTGTACCAGCTGATCTGGGGCTTCTTCCTCTATCGATTTATCGACGCCATCGTGGTCCCCCTTCTAGAACGCTACCCGGATCCTCACCCTACTGAGACGAGTATGCAGATGTTCTTAATCGAGAGCCAGTTCCAACTCATGAAGACCGATATCATCGATTATTACCTGTGGATGCTGGCTGGCTTATTCCTCATACGCATGATCATCACACCGTTCATCAACGCCGGACTCTACTATTCTATTCACCATCAAGATGATAAAGGACTCTTATTCTTCAAAGGCATGAAATACGCGTGGAAACCGGCCTGTCTGTTCTATTGGCTGGAGAACCTGTTGATCCTCGCCCCAGCGTACTGGATCGTTCCTTACTTCTATCAGGAATGGAAGTTCTACAACCTGGAGCAACTAGGGGTTGCCTTCCTACCGATCATCTTCGGATGGATTGTATTCGCATGGATCATGCATCAATTGTTCTTATTCATGCAGTTTGGTCAGGTGAGCAAGACGGGGATCTTCCGCGGACTGCTCCTCTCCCTCAAAAACCTGCCTATGATTCTAGGCATCACCCTTCTACTGCTCGCATTCCTGCTTGTGATCAGCAGTATTTTTACAGCTGCCGCTTGGATCTGGACAGGGCTCATCGCTATTATTCTGCATCAGACCTACCATCTCGTCCGCTCTATCGTCAAAGTGTGGGGCATTGCAGCACAATATCAACTGTGGCAAAGCAAATGTTAA
- a CDS encoding diaminopimelate dehydrogenase, giving the protein MQKIKVGIVGYGNLGKGVEKAIRQNQDLELVAVFTRRQPDQIATAGIKFEHISAAEQYKGIIDVMILCGGSATDLPEQTPVIAKMFNTIDSFDTHAKIPEFFNTVDAAAKEGGNLSVISTGWDPGLFSLNRLLAESILPEGKDYTFWGKGVSQGHSDAIRRVPGVKAGVQYTVPVEEVIDRIRSGETPELATREKHLRECYVVAEEGANQDQIRETIVNMPNYFSDYDTTVTFISEEQLQAEHQGMPHGGFVIRSGVTGENTKQIIEFGLKLESNPEFTASVLVAYARAAHRLSQEGATGAKTVFDIPLGYLSPKSAEELRRELL; this is encoded by the coding sequence ATGCAAAAGATTAAAGTAGGTATTGTTGGTTATGGTAACTTGGGGAAAGGCGTGGAGAAAGCCATTCGCCAGAACCAAGACTTGGAGCTCGTAGCGGTATTCACTCGCAGACAGCCAGACCAAATCGCTACAGCAGGTATCAAATTCGAGCATATCTCAGCTGCAGAGCAATATAAAGGTATCATTGACGTGATGATTCTGTGCGGAGGTTCCGCGACAGACCTTCCAGAGCAGACGCCAGTGATCGCCAAAATGTTCAATACGATCGACAGCTTCGACACGCATGCGAAGATTCCCGAATTTTTCAATACCGTGGATGCAGCTGCGAAAGAAGGTGGCAACCTCAGCGTAATTTCGACAGGCTGGGATCCGGGATTATTCTCGCTTAATCGACTGCTTGCGGAGTCTATCCTGCCAGAAGGCAAAGACTATACGTTCTGGGGCAAAGGCGTTAGCCAAGGCCACTCTGATGCGATCCGTCGTGTGCCAGGCGTAAAAGCTGGCGTACAGTACACTGTTCCAGTTGAAGAAGTGATCGACCGCATTCGTTCGGGTGAGACACCAGAGCTCGCTACACGTGAGAAACATTTGCGTGAGTGCTATGTAGTCGCTGAAGAAGGCGCAAACCAAGATCAAATTCGTGAGACGATCGTAAATATGCCGAACTATTTCTCTGATTATGACACAACCGTGACATTCATCTCCGAGGAACAGCTTCAGGCTGAGCATCAAGGCATGCCGCATGGCGGATTCGTTATTCGCAGCGGTGTAACAGGTGAGAACACGAAGCAAATTATCGAGTTCGGATTGAAGCTTGAGAGCAACCCTGAGTTCACGGCAAGCGTGCTCGTAGCTTACGCGAGAGCAGCTCACCGCCTTAGCCAAGAAGGAGCAACTGGTGCGAAGACGGTATTCGATATTCCACTCGGCTACTTGTCCCCGAAATCGGCTGAAGAACTTCGTCGCGAATTGCTGTAA
- a CDS encoding PucR family transcriptional regulator: MLTVKDLLHIKSIEGIKVVAGEQGINNVISIVNIMENPDAFDWLSSNELLLSTGYIFKGNEELQNRIIRELAEINCAGLCIKMKRYFDKLPQNMIDMANKYGLPLLEMPFTYPLSKVIAIINEKASGRYDLLNRRTLDMHNILFRIALEGGGIERIAMELAETIHNPIVFLDRDWNLLHYAELEENPVPLEGSLHLVPNRPVFTRDFRDSIPSNISEMKKSVKRIYHTKGQEIKCRILPVAVNHYIYGYIVVWQTVRELTEFDYIVLEQSSTIMALERIKAKEIEEVKLQIRQDFFDDLLTGKITSSDTIQTLCDLHGLNSSYMYYCIVINIEPMELERFEDIVARKYEMDNLAKKCVELVYEYSSEANGEITCFFRNQRIIIMVGQSEFRPNVTISETKNYAIELHEKLRHQIKKTTFTIGIGRQYKSISSLHKSFSEAHEAIRLMQKFGSQGEVSHFEDYSVYHFLDSNIKEMELEDFFLKRLGKLYDHDHTHGTSFMITLENYFIHNHNVSEAAKAMFIHRNTFIYRIDKIKEMLGTDLKNSEELLQIQLALKIFRLLNKV, translated from the coding sequence ATGCTTACAGTAAAAGATTTACTCCACATCAAATCAATCGAAGGCATTAAGGTCGTTGCTGGTGAGCAGGGAATCAATAATGTGATATCGATTGTCAATATTATGGAAAATCCGGATGCATTTGACTGGTTATCTTCGAATGAATTGCTCTTATCGACGGGGTATATTTTTAAGGGTAATGAAGAGCTCCAGAATCGGATTATTCGTGAGCTTGCGGAGATCAACTGCGCGGGGCTCTGCATTAAGATGAAGCGGTATTTCGACAAGCTGCCGCAGAATATGATTGATATGGCGAACAAGTACGGATTGCCGCTGCTTGAGATGCCGTTCACGTATCCGTTATCCAAAGTGATCGCAATCATCAACGAGAAGGCATCAGGCAGATATGACCTGTTGAATCGACGAACGTTGGATATGCATAATATATTGTTTCGTATTGCGCTGGAGGGCGGGGGGATTGAGCGGATTGCGATGGAGCTTGCGGAGACGATCCATAATCCCATTGTGTTCTTGGATCGGGATTGGAATCTGCTGCACTATGCTGAGTTGGAAGAGAATCCAGTTCCACTCGAAGGAAGTCTGCATCTCGTACCGAACCGGCCTGTGTTCACGAGGGATTTCCGCGATTCGATTCCAAGCAATATTAGCGAGATGAAGAAGTCGGTGAAGCGGATCTATCATACGAAGGGACAGGAGATCAAGTGCCGAATCCTGCCGGTTGCTGTTAACCATTATATTTATGGCTACATTGTCGTCTGGCAGACGGTACGGGAGCTGACGGAATTCGACTATATCGTCTTGGAGCAGTCCTCGACCATTATGGCGCTGGAACGGATTAAGGCTAAGGAAATTGAGGAAGTGAAGCTGCAGATCCGCCAAGATTTTTTCGACGATTTGCTCACGGGGAAGATTACCTCATCGGATACCATCCAGACGTTATGCGATTTGCATGGTTTGAACTCGAGTTATATGTATTATTGCATTGTGATCAACATCGAACCGATGGAGCTCGAACGGTTCGAGGATATCGTTGCCCGTAAATATGAAATGGATAATCTGGCGAAAAAATGCGTGGAACTGGTATATGAATATTCGAGTGAGGCGAATGGGGAGATTACCTGCTTCTTCCGAAACCAACGGATTATTATCATGGTTGGTCAGAGTGAATTCCGGCCGAACGTTACCATCTCCGAGACGAAGAATTATGCGATTGAGCTGCATGAGAAGCTGCGGCATCAGATCAAGAAGACAACCTTCACCATTGGTATCGGTAGACAATATAAGTCGATCAGCTCGCTGCATAAGAGCTTCTCAGAAGCGCATGAGGCGATTCGGCTGATGCAGAAATTCGGCAGCCAAGGCGAAGTATCACACTTCGAAGACTATTCCGTTTACCATTTCTTGGATTCGAATATTAAGGAGATGGAGCTCGAGGATTTCTTCCTGAAGCGGCTCGGCAAGCTCTATGACCATGATCATACGCATGGGACAAGCTTTATGATCACGTTGGAGAATTACTTCATCCACAATCATAATGTGAGTGAAGCAGCCAAAGCGATGTTCATTCACCGCAATACCTTTATCTATCGCATCGATAAGATCAAAGAAATGCTCGGAACGGATTTGAAGAACTCGGAGGAGCTGCTGCAAATTCAGCTTGCTCTGAAAATCTTCCGATTGTTGAATAAAGTATAA